The Megalops cyprinoides isolate fMegCyp1 chromosome 12, fMegCyp1.pri, whole genome shotgun sequence genome contains a region encoding:
- the LOC118786486 gene encoding uncharacterized protein LOC118786486 isoform X2, with the protein MLNATLRNRGCRGPRDGFPPREWVKEEAYTPTAERTDEMSSGHSTEHLSQQTSTHTPQCDETILGVRDDRSSSSIENRKDDSETDTADEGSSGDSSYDPERSLKERKPLKKSKFNKVMEKSRFPDLVSDSSTAKETQKSEEVPDERKLVYVQAISKTPNGNRAYNKEHDCMFCSKSLSIIAGHLEEVHSNQPEAAKALQLPKGSRERKIQLERLRNGGNFVHNVDGLQSGSGDVVPYKTPNNKSDSKDYMRCNICQGFFLRKLLGRHMKQCRRKNSTPAPGRNRVQSVCASAGPAPHGVSSGLWKVLSVMAQDEVLQAIKTDTYIIKLGEHFYNKIDSRASITIRKKLRDVGKLLIQARKHTPLCKMEDFIDPSNFMHVVTAVKMVSGYDEDKCTFQSPTLAMTLGHSLQKIVSLVAIQATIDGDSGKVEKTRKFKEMYQSRWNELLFANALKTLREEKWNVPQVLSFTEDVKKIHLYLDKKQDEHYHSLSTEASSKNWTAFAKVLLTQIILFNRRRKGVVSKMLLSSFVSKETEGLHEDIALALSELEKKLCHYFTRIEIRGKRGRKIPILLTPAMQKGIELLKQKREACEVPPENIYMFARPNALSHYSGSDCLWVFAKECGAKYPKALSSTKLRKHVATLSKVLNLNDTELDQLADFLGHDIRVHREYYRLPEGTLQLAKISKILMALETGRLGEFKGKKLEDIDINPNEKLQVHDYGSGSEDESSEEQEEEEECGPPPQQDSAVTSVSSISEDIYIHLGQKAVKRRKWEDTEIKAIEKHLGKFITTHKLPGKLDCEACICAEPHTLRDRDWISIKFFVKNRIAALKRKL; encoded by the exons tgtGATGAGACGATACTTGGTGTCCGTGATGACCGCTCCAGCAGTAGCATTGAAAACCGCAAAGATGATTCTGAAACTGACACTGCGGATGAGGGTAGTTCAGGTGACAGTTCCTACGATCCTGAGAGGTCACTTAAGGAAAGAAAACCACTTAAGAAAAGCAAATTTAATAAAGTCATGGAAAAGTCCCGTTTCCCTGATCTTGTCAGTGACAGCAGCACTGCTAAAGAAACCCAAAAATCTGAAGAAGTACCTGATGAACGCAAACTGGTTTATGTCCAAGCAATTTCTAAAACACCAAATGGAAATCGAGCGTATAATAAGGAACACGACTGTATGTTCTGCAGTAAGTCATTATCAATAATAGCCGGGCATCTGGAAGAAGTCCATAGCAATCAACCTGAAGCTGCAAAAGCTCTACAGTTACCAAAAGGatcaagagagaggaagattcAACTAGAACGTCTCAGAAACGGAGGAAACTTTGTACATAATGTTGACGGTTTGCAGAGTGGAAGTGGAGATGTTGTTCCCTACAAGACACCCAACAACAAATCTGATTCCAAAGACTATATGCGTTGCAACATTTGTCAAGGCTTCTTCTTAAGAAAGTTGTTGGGGCGTCACATGAAACAGTGCAGACGAAAAAATTCCACACCCGCTCCAGGAAGGAACAGagtacagtctgtgtgtgcttctgcaGGTCCTGCGCCTCATGGTGTTAGCTCTGGACTGTGGAAGGTGTTAAGTGTCATGGCTCAAGATGAGGTTCTGCAGGCAATTAAAACTGACACTTACATTATAAAGTTGGGAGAGCATTTTTACAATAAGATAGACTCACGTGCTAGCATAACTATCCGTAAGAAACTGAGAGACGTTGGGAAATTGCTGATCCAAGCCAGGAAACATACTCCGTTGTGCAAAATGGAAGATTTTATTGACCCGTCAAACTTTATGCACGTTGTAACTGCTGTTAAGATGGTTAGTGGTTATGATGAGGATAAATGCACATTCCAGAGTCCAACCCTTGCAATGACGCTCGGCCATAGTTTACAGAAGATTGTCAGTCTAGTGGCAATTCAAGCAACGATTGACGGTGACAGTGGGAAGGTGGAAAAAACACGCAAATTCAAAGAGATGTACCAATCAAGATGGAATGAACTTTTATTTGCAAATGCACTCAAAACTCTGCGAGAGGAAAAATGGAATGTCCCTCAAGTTCTTTCCTTCACAGAAGATGTGAAAAAGATCCATTTATATCTAGACAAAAAACAAGACGAACACTATCACAGCCTATCAACAGAGGCTTCTTCTAAGAACTGGACAGCTTTTGCAAAGGTTCTCCTCACGCAGATCATTCTTTTTAATCGAAGACGAAAGGGTGTAGTTTCAAAGATGCTGCTAtcttcatttgtttcaaaaGAGACGGAGGGTCTGCATGAAGACATTGCTTTGGCACTTTCAGAgcttgaaaaaaaactgtgccaTTACTTCACTCGAATTGAAAtaagaggaaagagggggaggaagatCCCAATCCTTTTAACTCCAGCAATGCAGAAAGGAATAGAGCTTctcaaacaaaaaagggaagctTGTGAAGTCCCTCCGGAAAACATCTACATGTTTGCAAGGCCAAATGCACTGTCACACTATAGTGGATCTGACTGTCTCTGGGTGTTTGCAAAGGAATGTGGAGCAAAATATCCCAAAGCGTTGTCATCGACAAAGCTTCGCAAACATGTTGCAACGCTTTCGAAGGTTCTTAACTTAAATGACACCGAACTGGATCAGCTGGCTGACTTTTTAGGACATGATATAAGAGTACACAGAGAATACTATCGACTTCCAGAAGGTACACTTCAGCTGGccaaaataagtaaaatacTGATGGCTCTAGAGACAGGAAGACTTGGAGAATTCAAAGGAAAGAAGCTGGAGGATATTGACATTAATCCCAATG aaaaacttCAGGTTCATGATTATGGCTCAGGAAGTGAGGATGAGTCAAGTgaagagcaagaggaagaggaag AATGTGGACCCCCACCACAGCAAGACTCAGCCGTAACCAGTGTGTCCTCCATTTCTGAAG atatttatatacatttaggACAAAAGGCAGTGAAAAGGAGAAAGTGGGAAGACACTGAGATTAAGGCAATTGAAAAACACCTGGGAAAGTTCATTACGACTCACAAATTGCCAGGAAAGTTGGACTGTGAGGCGTGCATCTGTGCGGAGCCCCAcactctgagagacagagactggaTCTCCATTAAGTTTTTTGTAAAGAACCGGATCGCTGCTCTAAAGAGGAAACTTTAA
- the LOC118786486 gene encoding uncharacterized protein LOC118786486 isoform X1 has protein sequence MLNATLRNRGCRGPRDGFPPREWVKEEAYTPTAERTDEMSSGHSTEHLSQQTSTHTPQCDETILGVRDDRSSSSIENRKDDSETDTADEGSSGDSSYDPERSLKERKPLKKSKFNKVMEKSRFPDLVSDSSTAKETQKSEEVPDERKLVYVQAISKTPNGNRAYNKEHDCMFCSKSLSIIAGHLEEVHSNQPEAAKALQLPKGSRERKIQLERLRNGGNFVHNVDGLQSGSGDVVPYKTPNNKSDSKDYMRCNICQGFFLRKLLGRHMKQCRRKNSTPAPGRNRVQSVCASAGPAPHGVSSGLWKVLSVMAQDEVLQAIKTDTYIIKLGEHFYNKIDSRASITIRKKLRDVGKLLIQARKHTPLCKMEDFIDPSNFMHVVTAVKMVSGYDEDKCTFQSPTLAMTLGHSLQKIVSLVAIQATIDGDSGKVEKTRKFKEMYQSRWNELLFANALKTLREEKWNVPQVLSFTEDVKKIHLYLDKKQDEHYHSLSTEASSKNWTAFAKVLLTQIILFNRRRKGVVSKMLLSSFVSKETEGLHEDIALALSELEKKLCHYFTRIEIRGKRGRKIPILLTPAMQKGIELLKQKREACEVPPENIYMFARPNALSHYSGSDCLWVFAKECGAKYPKALSSTKLRKHVATLSKVLNLNDTELDQLADFLGHDIRVHREYYRLPEGTLQLAKISKILMALETGRLGEFKGKKLEDIDINPNEKLQVHDYGSGSEDESSEEQEEEEAECGPPPQQDSAVTSVSSISEDIYIHLGQKAVKRRKWEDTEIKAIEKHLGKFITTHKLPGKLDCEACICAEPHTLRDRDWISIKFFVKNRIAALKRKL, from the exons tgtGATGAGACGATACTTGGTGTCCGTGATGACCGCTCCAGCAGTAGCATTGAAAACCGCAAAGATGATTCTGAAACTGACACTGCGGATGAGGGTAGTTCAGGTGACAGTTCCTACGATCCTGAGAGGTCACTTAAGGAAAGAAAACCACTTAAGAAAAGCAAATTTAATAAAGTCATGGAAAAGTCCCGTTTCCCTGATCTTGTCAGTGACAGCAGCACTGCTAAAGAAACCCAAAAATCTGAAGAAGTACCTGATGAACGCAAACTGGTTTATGTCCAAGCAATTTCTAAAACACCAAATGGAAATCGAGCGTATAATAAGGAACACGACTGTATGTTCTGCAGTAAGTCATTATCAATAATAGCCGGGCATCTGGAAGAAGTCCATAGCAATCAACCTGAAGCTGCAAAAGCTCTACAGTTACCAAAAGGatcaagagagaggaagattcAACTAGAACGTCTCAGAAACGGAGGAAACTTTGTACATAATGTTGACGGTTTGCAGAGTGGAAGTGGAGATGTTGTTCCCTACAAGACACCCAACAACAAATCTGATTCCAAAGACTATATGCGTTGCAACATTTGTCAAGGCTTCTTCTTAAGAAAGTTGTTGGGGCGTCACATGAAACAGTGCAGACGAAAAAATTCCACACCCGCTCCAGGAAGGAACAGagtacagtctgtgtgtgcttctgcaGGTCCTGCGCCTCATGGTGTTAGCTCTGGACTGTGGAAGGTGTTAAGTGTCATGGCTCAAGATGAGGTTCTGCAGGCAATTAAAACTGACACTTACATTATAAAGTTGGGAGAGCATTTTTACAATAAGATAGACTCACGTGCTAGCATAACTATCCGTAAGAAACTGAGAGACGTTGGGAAATTGCTGATCCAAGCCAGGAAACATACTCCGTTGTGCAAAATGGAAGATTTTATTGACCCGTCAAACTTTATGCACGTTGTAACTGCTGTTAAGATGGTTAGTGGTTATGATGAGGATAAATGCACATTCCAGAGTCCAACCCTTGCAATGACGCTCGGCCATAGTTTACAGAAGATTGTCAGTCTAGTGGCAATTCAAGCAACGATTGACGGTGACAGTGGGAAGGTGGAAAAAACACGCAAATTCAAAGAGATGTACCAATCAAGATGGAATGAACTTTTATTTGCAAATGCACTCAAAACTCTGCGAGAGGAAAAATGGAATGTCCCTCAAGTTCTTTCCTTCACAGAAGATGTGAAAAAGATCCATTTATATCTAGACAAAAAACAAGACGAACACTATCACAGCCTATCAACAGAGGCTTCTTCTAAGAACTGGACAGCTTTTGCAAAGGTTCTCCTCACGCAGATCATTCTTTTTAATCGAAGACGAAAGGGTGTAGTTTCAAAGATGCTGCTAtcttcatttgtttcaaaaGAGACGGAGGGTCTGCATGAAGACATTGCTTTGGCACTTTCAGAgcttgaaaaaaaactgtgccaTTACTTCACTCGAATTGAAAtaagaggaaagagggggaggaagatCCCAATCCTTTTAACTCCAGCAATGCAGAAAGGAATAGAGCTTctcaaacaaaaaagggaagctTGTGAAGTCCCTCCGGAAAACATCTACATGTTTGCAAGGCCAAATGCACTGTCACACTATAGTGGATCTGACTGTCTCTGGGTGTTTGCAAAGGAATGTGGAGCAAAATATCCCAAAGCGTTGTCATCGACAAAGCTTCGCAAACATGTTGCAACGCTTTCGAAGGTTCTTAACTTAAATGACACCGAACTGGATCAGCTGGCTGACTTTTTAGGACATGATATAAGAGTACACAGAGAATACTATCGACTTCCAGAAGGTACACTTCAGCTGGccaaaataagtaaaatacTGATGGCTCTAGAGACAGGAAGACTTGGAGAATTCAAAGGAAAGAAGCTGGAGGATATTGACATTAATCCCAATG aaaaacttCAGGTTCATGATTATGGCTCAGGAAGTGAGGATGAGTCAAGTgaagagcaagaggaagaggaag CAGAATGTGGACCCCCACCACAGCAAGACTCAGCCGTAACCAGTGTGTCCTCCATTTCTGAAG atatttatatacatttaggACAAAAGGCAGTGAAAAGGAGAAAGTGGGAAGACACTGAGATTAAGGCAATTGAAAAACACCTGGGAAAGTTCATTACGACTCACAAATTGCCAGGAAAGTTGGACTGTGAGGCGTGCATCTGTGCGGAGCCCCAcactctgagagacagagactggaTCTCCATTAAGTTTTTTGTAAAGAACCGGATCGCTGCTCTAAAGAGGAAACTTTAA